CTCCGACACAGACTATGTGGAAACGTGGCAGGCTATGGAAAGGTTGGTCACTACCGGGAAGGTGCGCAGCATTGGGTTGTCAAATTTTAACAGTGAACAAATCCAACGCATCCTTGCGGTTGCCACGGTGAAGCCGGTTGTTAATCAGGTGGAAGTGAATCCGGGCTATGATCAGCGTAAGTTGATTGCATTCTGTAAGGAGCATGATATAATCGTGACTGCGTATGCACCGATGGGAAGACCACACCGAACGACGTACGGCAACCGTAACGCTCTGGATGATCCGAAGGTGTTGGAGATAGGGCGAAAGTATGGTAAATCTGGTGGACAGGTTATTCTGCGATATTTGGTAAGAGAAACAGCAAATTCCTCCTCTTTAAGTGTAGGtacaataatttgtttttctttccagctCGATATCGGAACCATTCCAATCCCATACTCAACCAACGATGAACGCATGCGACAGAATATGGATGTATGTGACTTTAAGCTAACTGATGAAGAAGTTGCATATCTTGCCTCTTTTCATTCGGCACGCACAATTCCATTTTTACCGCTCAAGTCCCACCAGCACTATCCGTTCAATATAGAGTTTTAGGAGCTGTGGAAATTGGTGGACAATGACTAGGGAAATAGGTGCAAATAGGTGgcttgcaatgtttttttttaaataaaaaatggatgaactGGAAACTGAAGTTGATTGGTTAATCAATTGAAAACTACTTCACATTTCAGCAATATTGTTTATTCACAGCGCACTTGAACTTACCTCTTATCTGTTTGCTTCTAGATAGGTAAGGAATATATTATCAAAATCTGTACGTTTATATAATCATAATTCAGATAAAGCACACAGTACGACACTGATAAAATCGGTGCATCAGTTGCAATTTACAGCTAACCCGGACACGGACCATCGTTTTACTTcgttgtaaatattttcaagcGCTTTTAATTACCATAAAGAAGATATTCTGTTTTATGATCATTTGTCCACTAAAGTACAACTTTAGTGAGAGCTTTTTAAACAACCAGAACGTGCCAAAACTAGTGTCGCGGAAGCTTTACGGGTTACCGTAATAAACAACCCGATGTGTAAAAGAATATTACGCCTTTTTTCCATTGATCCGATGGTAGAACAGTAATTGCGTAAAGTCattcaaaaagcaaaacaaatcaaactaaACAAATGCATGTCCCTCTCAAcaagccccccccccctgaTGATCATTAACGATCGCGCTACCTATGAATGCAACGCTTCGGATGCACTGTTTATGATGATTGCCGGTTTATGATGCTGTCGtttacagcaaaaaagaaaagaaaacgccaCATTATCTTTACGCTTCATCGCatggcacacatacacagattTATTTGCAAACGATTTACGTGAATACTATTCACGGTGACCTCCGGATCCGAATTGATGGGTGCAGTATTACGAGGAGGGAAACACCGAAGGAAGAGGGTACAACAAACAGGTAGACAAATGTCCACCATCGAGGGAGCAAACAATTCATAGTCGCGTTCCATTCCGTTCCGGCTTACGCTTAGTACTCCAGCTTGAACGGGAAGTACTTGTGTTCGCTGCTGAAATTAAACGGAACGGTACGGCCGCCAGTGTTGAACTCATCCATCACCTTTATCTCCGCCTCGGTCAGCTTAAAGTCAAAGATGTCAATGTTTTGTCTGATGCGTTCCTGCTTGGACGATTTTGGAATCGGTAGCGTACCGAGCTCGATCAAATAGCGTAACACAACCTGACCAGGGCTTTTGCCATACTTCTTCCCAATCGCCACGACCCGCGGATCATCCAGCGCGTGCTTCGGTATGTTGTCGGTGCCCACCACCGGATCGGTCAAGTTCGGTCTTCCCAGTGGACTGTATGCCGTGATGACGATGTCATGCTTACGGCAGAATTCGATCAACTTGCGCTGGTTAATGCCAGGATTGCACTCGACCTGATTGGTTACCGGTTTGATCTCACAGTTGGCCAGCAGACGCGTCATTTGCTCGCTGTTGAAATTCGATACACCGATGCTCTTCACCTTGCCCGACTTGGCCAACTTTTCCATCGCTTTCCACGTATCGAGATAATCGACATCGGAATCGATCGTTTTGCCGTTTGCATCCATCGGCAACAGATCGTTCGCAGTCCAGCCCGAGAACTTCCATCCGGTTGGCCAATGGACTAGGTACAGATCGATGTAATCCAGTCCGAGGTTGTCGAGCGATTTTTGGCACGCTTGTTCCACATGTTCCGGTGCATGAAAGGTGTTCCATACCTAGCGAGGAAACAGTTTATTTAATTAAGCTCGAGCTCATCAGCAGCATTAGTTGGTCACACAAACCTTGGTAACGATGAACACATCCTCGCGCTTGATGATTCCTTCCGCGATTTTTGCACGAACTGCCTGACCGACttggttttcattttgatAGAAGAATGCCGTATCGATATGGCGATAGCCCTCGTCTATTGCCATCTTTACAGCGGCCACCCCTTCTTCCTCCGTCGCCTATACCCGGATGGATGAtaagaaattttattacacGATTTGAAACACAGCTCAGCATCCAGTATTGATTGAAGCCGTTATCTATCTATTGCCAACTTACCATGTACGTGCCAAGCCCCAGTACGGGCATCTCAAGGCCATTGTTAAGGCGAACTGTTGGAACCTTTGGTGCCATTGTAGGAGAATGGAAATCACTTGCGATGAGCAAAAATGTACGCCCGCTGTGATCGGTGAATCGTTTGGAACTAACCGCTTTCGGAAGACGGTGACTACTATCGATTGATGCAGTGCATCGGGTGATGTGTTTGTCTCGGAGAGATAATAGCAACGTAGTATTTTTTACCGCTACGACATGCGTTGTTTGCTGATCATTTGCGGAGGAATTGCACCTGACAGCGTGGGTGATAATCGAATAAATTATCCACTCCATCCTCGCCTAAAGAATGGTGGTGGGAGCAggttaactttttttctatttaatagCAAGAAATTCAAATCCAATTGTAAATTCCTTGGTAACGTTGGTTCAACGTTGATAATGGAAAAATCGCTTAATTTCAGTTTATTATAtggtttcaaatttaatttttaataaaaaaaaaacaacaaatcataaCGTATAATTTGATGTCTATAACCACCTTGGCGGAATCTGACAGATGGTtgccgagaaaaaaaatccaaggCAGATTAGTGTATGTTTACACGAGACGAAATTCCACAATGCAAGCTTTTcagaagaaataaattgtgcgtaaaatttatattttatgataAGAATATGTGATTTAAATGATCGAATGAATTTTTTGctcattattttcatttttcttcttggcttaacaaccTCTAAGGTCGAAATCATACTGGCTCTTGAACGAGTGAGAAAAAGTGAGTACCAAATGAAAagcggctaaagtctgaaacacgaccccccccactcacggtctctcatctgcgtgtcaattttttgtacagggtggttcggagactatgcaatgtggcctgaatttgattttttttacaattactattaaattgtaaggaggttttcgcatagtgaaaagtgatttattcatcgaggaaccaagttccatacgctgtttgtgaaaccgtaaaattttcctcatttttggcccaactttgccccatagctccgccggtatccaagatgtcgccacactttcttctggccatggctagatggcacttgtggctagatttcgtccatgcaccactaatcgctaccatgtctgtggccggagctattcgcgaaagctcctacggatcgccaatctttgacctgtggtcgatagatggcaccaattgctacattttcttcttcgacggccatgccctcaggtgtctgtgtctcgaaacataattaaaaaacacgcaaccgatttcgaaccaccctgcacgaaaaaaagtcactcaaatgagtgcccgtgagtgggggggggtcgtgtttcagactttagcccttGTATGCGTGGACAACTGACAGCTCCAAAGTTCTTTTGTTCTCTCGTCGCCGGCTCGTAACCCATATATCTGGGTTACGAGCCGGCGACGCAGCAAACTCATTTTCgcttcaactcattttcgtttcaactcacgtatttactctttttgcaactcgactcaccacggctataTGCTTATACACTCATGaatgagtaaataaaaaaagagtcgctaaaactcatcgtggtgagtgaacgcaACTCGATTTTTAattcactatctcactcttactcactttgcgcATCTCTACGTCAAGTGGAGAAATGTCAATTTGCTCTAGACGACTTCACCTTCTATAATGTATATACCTTAGTTGCAGAACTAAAGTTCAAATTATGACCATCCATACAAACATTGTTCTCAGAAGGAAAACCCCGGTCGAACTGAACGCACGTACGTTGGCAGCGCTCCGTGTTTTACTGTGAATTTTACCGTGCATTTGTGACTGTGTGTACGCGTGTGTTGTGTTGCCGGCATTTTGGTGCAGTAAAATCACGAAGCAATTTGTGTAATACAATCCCAAAGTTTTCCCGTTGTGTGTCTGCAAGGTAATTATTAAATCAGCTCAAATAGAAGGGAATTGCTTGCTTAATTAACGATTTGCGAAAGATGATGAAATAGTTTAGAAATTGGATTTCACAATTCGGGTTGAAATGTTAACAAAGAATAAGGGATTGCAATTGGTTTTCTAAGAAATTTACCGCATTTTGCTCTTGTATGTTTGGACGCTATCGTGTACAATACACCGCTTTTTTGGACTGACGCCAAATTACATCCAAACGAAAAAGCCATTTTCTTTTAGCTTTTTTAGCTTTGCTCATCCAATCATCAAGCCGACACTGCCGGAATTCAATCGATTTTCCATCGGAATGCTTATGCTATTGTTTCCATGGCTATAGCGAGGATGATGGAGATTTTTCAATTGGGTTTGGCATTCCGTTTCTATGACAATTGTGTTGTAAATCTCCATTCGCGAATGCGAGGAACCAACTACTGCCCCCTCTCGGGTTTCTAGCATTTTCTATACACTCGATAACGCATAGTGACGAAGGGGGGCAATAGTTTGAATCATTCGCTTTCCACTCCACACGGATCTCCTTCACTTTCTACGTTTTTAATACCTCGTAATCGAAAATCCGTCTCACGCGTTAGCTAGAAGCTCATGGATGGATGGAAGGAAGGATGGTTACAATCGGTGCCGCGTCTGTCTCGCAGCAAGATTAGATGAGGTAGAGACGAATAGGTAAAACCCTTCCAGTGCTTTCCGCGACAGCAGGATGAGCGTCATTACTTTCCTCTCGGGGAGGCTCCCATCATGATCTCTGATCGTGTCGCGCAGCGCCATCTTTTTTTAGGTTATTTTTTCCCATCGGGGCAGCTAATGATtgactgctttttttttaatggtggACACTTGAAACACTCCGAAAGACGTGTGTGCGGTGGAAGGTTCTCGTACAAAAGTGAAAGTATCGTACGATTGCGTTAGTGCTTCAATATCGACCGGCACTTATCCCCCGTGCTTACGTTGATTgtttttgcagaaaaaaaaaagtttgactAAAAATCTTTCCATTAAAACCAGCATATTGAAGAGCAACCAGCATTGGTTGCTACACAAAGCAAAGTTTACGAAGAGCGCGTAAGTGTTGGATTTTCAGCACGTTTGCTTTCTTACGCATTCGTCGCCCTGGAAACAACACAATAGGAGAATTACGCAACTACCGGCAAAAGCTGGCATTACTCATAACCGGTTCTTTCGCAGAGAGCGTGGAAAATCAGAGAAGGCAATGATGAATTTTGTTCGCTGAATGCGTCATCGTTTTGCTGTTCGTTCATATTAACGGAAAGTTATTCACTTAAGAAATAATAATCTTAATAATTATCTTTCTTACAATGTTTCTTccctttgttttttgctttcaactAGTTTTGAACCAATCATGCCAGTTCCGGAGCTCCAGAAACCCGCACCCGCCTTCAAGGGTACCGCCGTCGTGAACGGAGAGTTTAAAGAAATCAGCCTGTCCGACTACAAGGGCAAATATGTGGTGCTGTTCTTCTATCCGCTCGACTTTACCTTCGTCTGTCCGACCGAAATCGTCGCGTTCTCGGATCGCGTCAAAGATTTCCAGGCGAAACAGTGCGAGGTGATCGCCTGCTCGACCGATAGCCACTTTACGCATCTGGCCTGGATCAATACGCCGCGCAAGCAGGGTGGTTTGGGCGAGCTGAACATTCCACTGCTCGCGGACAAATCGATGAAGATCGCACGGGACTACGGTGTGCTGCAGGAAGAGTCCGGCGTACCATTCCGCGGTCTGTTCATCATCGACGATAAGGGCAATCTGCGGCAGGTGACGGTAAACGATCTGCCGGTCGGACGCAGCGTTGACGAGACGTTGCGCCTGGTGGAAGCGTTCCGCTACACCGATACGTACGGTGAGGTATGCCCGGCCAACTGGAAGCCTGGCAGCAAAACGATGGTTGCCGATCCGACCAAATCGAAGGAATATTTCAATGCTGTTAACTAAGGGCAAGAGcattgagggtttttttctctccttcttctAAGAGTGCGCGGTTGATCTCTGCTAGCCAGAAGAGTCTCTTCCCCATATCGTCTGTACGAATTAGCGACAGAAATACAATAAGAATCTTTGGAACGGCTGACAGTTTTCCAGCGGTGATAGCCAGATCTTTTTAAAAGAGAGCTcagtaatttaaaacaaaaacccccaacACTTTAATTTTATGTGGAACAAACGCTCTTTTAGAAACACCGTACCCACAATAAAACATTCTCCAGGTTGAACTTGAAACGAAAGCCCGGCGAAACAGGCGATAATAATATACACAAAAAGCTGTGAAAACGAACAGAAGTTTAGATGGTAAAAAATATCGTACGACTGTACCCCCCCATCCCATGAGCTGAGAGCaataaaatggaataataaagtattgatttttttgtagaacattCCTGTTGTTCGTTTCTTTTAATCATTTGCTCCGAAATTGTtgtattcgtttttcttcctaatgtgttaaattattgctttttaaTAATAGCGCCATTGCATCACTAACTAGACGAAACAATCCATTCGAATTGTGAAATTTGTATAATTTCCCAGCATACTTCTGGCCGTGATAAGAAACCAGTGTGTTGTTGGTCACGTTTCCGTTGATAACCACATTCCCACCCGATAAGCATTATCAAATTTGGCTCccgagagagaggaagagagttCCGGAAGTTCAAGCACCTTGTCTAGAGAGGAAAGAAAAGTATCATTTCTTCCGTATCGATCCGCAATATCttcgatttgtttattttattatcataTTAGATTGCAAGGCCAGTAGCGTTTCGCTTGGTTCGTTCGTTCGGCACGCGCGCTTATTTGCATTCCATTGGAATACGCAAATACAACAGCGGCCGCTTCATTATGTGTGGGTCAATTTTGTCATTAGCACATGTGCCGCGCTGTGTAACTGTTCTCAACCGAAAGGCACTTCGAGCCAAGTAAGTGTCCAAACAGCTCAATTAGTACGTACTACCGCTTTTGCCCCTGCTTTTCAACAACCTCACTGCCACTCACAAGTAACTTATTGCATATAATTAAAATGTGTCATGATACTTTCAAGATTCGAATCAAAAGAACAATATGGCAATTAGTACGGGAGACCTACGGCTAGAAAGTAACGCAACATAATTACTCATTCTGATAATTAACCGTAAATGGTGTCCCTTCAATTGTTCGAATTTCTGAACCATTTCTTTGATAACCTTCCCATCGTCAAGAAATTGACCACCTGTTCCGCCACAATGAGACCGCCGGCCGAGATAACCTTCTTGCGAGACTGATAAAATGGACAACGTTGGCATGAATGAAGCCCAACAGTGGATGTATCATCGCCGGGTTACGGGTGGTAACGTAATCGTAAAATGCTTACGAAACCGGTTTACTTCTTTCTGCGTGGTTGATTGCACCTTGTACGTTCCCCTCCTGATAAAAAAtagcatagtttttttttcatttgcttattATTCACTTTCATTGCCATGGGCAGAggtccggttttttttatctgctttaaaatcgttatttttattatcagCTAAGAAGCCGTAATCTGCGTGAGAAAATGGTGTACACCAAGACGTGCCCGGTGGAAGgtgattaaaatttcattcataaatttttgcttcacaatctattatttattcttttttgttacctttttgTAGAACGAATATAGGGGATGTAGGAAAATTCTTTTCGTAATACATGTTTGTAGGAATTCTTTTTTATAGAGAGAGCCGTAATAAAAAGTTTATGGCTTACTGTGGGAGTTCTCTGAACCGCTCATGGCTGTGTGCCATCATATGACAATGTCGAATTaatttgtatatttattttttaaacgacGTGCTGCATAGTCCTCTCGATAATCGGAAACCTCGTGTCACTGTTCTATCCGTATTGAGGGCCTAAAAGTTGTTGTAAAAAAGCCTAAAAG
The DNA window shown above is from Anopheles funestus chromosome 3RL, idAnoFuneDA-416_04, whole genome shotgun sequence and carries:
- the LOC125767356 gene encoding 1,5-anhydro-D-fructose reductase-like encodes the protein MSKQVPTVRLSNGYEIPVLGYGTYLALQGQCVELVKKAIDIGYRHIDTAYLYENEVEIGQAVRDKITEGVIRREDIFVTTKLWNTFHDPQYVEEAFRRSYEMLDVGYIDLFLMHSPMGLKFSGYEYGDMQPKDADGNMLFSDTDYVETWQAMERLVTTGKVRSIGLSNFNSEQIQRILAVATVKPVVNQVEVNPGYDQRKLIAFCKEHDIIVTAYAPMGRPHRTTYGNRNALDDPKVLEIGRKYGKSGGQVILRYLLDIGTIPIPYSTNDERMRQNMDVCDFKLTDEEVAYLASFHSARTIPFLPLKSHQHYPFNIEF
- the LOC125767348 gene encoding 1,5-anhydro-D-fructose reductase-like, whose protein sequence is MAPKVPTVRLNNGLEMPVLGLGTYMATEEEGVAAVKMAIDEGYRHIDTAFFYQNENQVGQAVRAKIAEGIIKREDVFIVTKVWNTFHAPEHVEQACQKSLDNLGLDYIDLYLVHWPTGWKFSGWTANDLLPMDANGKTIDSDVDYLDTWKAMEKLAKSGKVKSIGVSNFNSEQMTRLLANCEIKPVTNQVECNPGINQRKLIEFCRKHDIVITAYSPLGRPNLTDPVVGTDNIPKHALDDPRVVAIGKKYGKSPGQVVLRYLIELGTLPIPKSSKQERIRQNIDIFDFKLTEAEIKVMDEFNTGGRTVPFNFSSEHKYFPFKLEY
- the LOC125767362 gene encoding peroxiredoxin 1, which codes for MPVPELQKPAPAFKGTAVVNGEFKEISLSDYKGKYVVLFFYPLDFTFVCPTEIVAFSDRVKDFQAKQCEVIACSTDSHFTHLAWINTPRKQGGLGELNIPLLADKSMKIARDYGVLQEESGVPFRGLFIIDDKGNLRQVTVNDLPVGRSVDETLRLVEAFRYTDTYGEVCPANWKPGSKTMVADPTKSKEYFNAVN